DNA from Aquibium oceanicum:
CCCCGCTACGCTCCTGATCAACCGCGAGGGCGAGGAAATCGGCAGGCTCATCGGCCCTGCGGAATGGGATTCGCCGGAGATGATCGAATTCATCCGCAGCACAATTGCAGACGACTGAGAAAGGTAAAAAAATGACAACCACACCACCTCAAGCCGCCGCCGAAAGGTCGCTTAGCTCCGACGTGCTTCACGCGGCGAAATATTATCTGGGTGGCAGGCGCACCCTGATGCTTGCGGGTGTCGCAATCGCCACGGCCGGTCTCGCCTTCAACTGGAGCTGGCTGATGGCAGCAGGGTTCGCACCTCTGCTTCTGTCAGTGCTGCCTTGCGTGGCAATGTGCGCGCTGGGCATCTGCATGAGCCGGATGACCGGAGCTTCGTGCTCCAAACAAGCAGCGCCGCAGCAAGGGGTCGAGACCATGTCCGCGCCTGCGGCAATTCAAGCTCAACCCGAGGAAGGAAGGAACACAACCGATGCGTAGATCGACGAAGACATTCGCAGCAGCGCCGGCTTTCGCGGCGGGTCTGGCGACAATTCCGCTTCACGCCCAGGATCCAAAGGAGTCCAGCTCCAGTGCTACGATGGAAGGCGGCATGATGGGCCAGGATGGAATGGCCGGCATGATGACCCAGATGAACGAGATGATGACGACCTGCAACCAGATGATGCAGGCGAAAATGGATGACGCCGACGTGCCCGGAACCTCACGGGACACAACTCCGGAGGATGACGTCTGAGGCGGCAGCGGGTCGTCGTAATGTGCGGCCCCATCGCTCTGCAGCAGGAGGCGACTTTGCTGACATCTAGAATCTTCATAGCCGCCGCGGCGCTTCTCATGCTTGTCCCGGCTGCTGCGAGCGCACATTCGCTGGTCGAGGTCGAGAAGATACTCGGCGACGGGGAAAAGTACTTCCAGATGATCGACAAGCCCGCGCCGGACTTCACGCTCCAGATGGCCGATGGCCGGACGGTGAAGCAGGCCGACCTCCGCGGACAGGTCGTGGTGCTCAACTTTGTCTACGCGAGTTGCCCGGACGTGTGCCCCCTGCACTCGGAGAAAATCGCGGAAGTGCAGGGCATGATCAACGAGACGCCCATGAAGGACCTCGTGACCTTCGTGACGGTGACGACCGATCCGGTCAACGACACGGCCGACGTGATGCGCGGCTACGGTCCCGCTCACGGACTCGATCCGGTAAATTGGCTATTCCTGACGAAGCTGCAGGAGCAGTCGGAGAGTTCCACCCGCGAGCTCGCGGAGGCTTTCGGGCATGGATTCGACAAGACCGAAGATGGACTTCAGATGCACGGAATCGTCACGCATGTGATCGATGGCGAAGGCCGCTGGAGGGCGAATTTCCACGGCCTGAAGTTCCAGTCGATCAATCTCATCACCTTCGTGAACGCTCTGACCAACGGGTCTGTCCCGAAGCACGGACACGGAAGGAGGAGTTGGTGGGAAAGGGTAACAGATTACTTTTGATCGCCGCCAAGGTTAAGATAAATCGGAAAGGCACTGGAGCAATGAATGGCTGAGGCACCACGCACATCGCGGAAACCGATGGGGTGGTCAGTCGCAGCTCTGCTCTTGGTCGGGGCAGGAGGAGCCTGGTATATGCTCGATCCCGGCTTCCAGCGTGCGCAATCGGATATTGCAACGGAAGCACCCGACGACGAGTTCGGCCAGCGGGTCCGCGACTATCTGCTCGCCAATCCAGAGGTCATCGTCGAGGCGATGCAAACGCTGGAGGCGCGCCGCCAGCAGGCGGAGGAGAGCGAGGCGCAGTCCGTCCTCGACGCGCGGGTAGATGACGTTTTCAATGATCCGGAGAGTCCCGTCGGCGGGAATCCCGACGGGGACGTCACCATGGTCGAGTTCTTCGACTATAATTGCCCCTATTGCCGCCAGGTGGCGCCAGTCATAATCGACGCCGAGGCAGACGATCCCGAACTCAGGATCGTCTACAAGGAGTTCCCAATCCTTGGACCGGGGTCGATCTTCGCGGCGAAGGCCGCGCTCGCGGCCGACCGTCAGGGACGCTATGTCGAGTTCCACAAAGCGATGATGAATGCGAGCGGTCGTGTCGACGAGGCGCTCACGCTGTCGATCGCGGAGGAGGCCGGCCTCGACATCGAGCGGCTCAAGCAGGACATGAAGGATCCCGCCGTTCAGTCGGAAATCGACGGCAACATCGAATTGGCCCAGGCGCTGCGGATCAACGGAACGCCCGCTTTCGTAATCGGTGACGAAATCCTCCGCGGCGCAACGGATCTGGAGACGATGACCGGGCTGATTGACAAAGCGAGGAGGGACGGTAAGGCCACCGGGCCTGCAGCGAAGGACACTGCGGACTGATGCCGGAACTGTCCAACATCGGTATGCTGACCGTCTTTGCGGCGGGGATCATTTCGTTCCTGTCTCCCTGCGTTTTGCCGCTCGTTCCGGGCTATGTCTCCTATGTCGCCGGGCGGTCCGCCGGCGGCATCGGGCCCTCAGGCGCCGTCGCGGTGCGCCTGCCCGCGGTCATTCTCGGCCTGTGTTTTGTGCTCGGCTTCTCGACTGTTTTCATTGTGCTCGGAGCAAGCGCGACCGCGCTTGGGCAGATGCTGATCAGCTACCGTTATGAACTGAACTTCGTCGGCGGAGCGATCGTCATCCTGTTTGGGCTGTTCGTCACGGGTCTCATTCGTTTCCCCTGGATGATGCGTGAAGCTCGCTTCCATTCCGATCTGCCCGGCGGAGGAGCGACATCGGCCTATGTTCTCGGCCTGGCGTTTGCCTTCGGCTGGACCCCTTGCATTGGCCCGATCCTCGGAGCGATCCTCACGGTCGGCGCGGCGTCGGCCACAGTCGCGGACGGAGTTCTTCTTCTAGCAATCTACTCACTGGGTCTTGGCGTACCGTTTCTACTTGCGGCTTTATTCACGGACGCGCTGGCGTCCCGGCTACGTGGTTTCGGCAGGGTGGGTAGGATTCTGAGAATCTTCGCCGGGGCGATCATGATCTTGATGGGCGTCGCCATGATCACCGGGCAGTTATCGGCGTTCTCGTTCTGGCTACTCGAGAATTTCCCTTTGCTGGCCAGGATTGGGTGACGGACTGCCCTGCCGTTCTCCTTATCACTGGCGCGCGAGGTTCAAACCTTGAATAGTGTCGATCAAGCTCGAAACTCGCCGCCCTACTGAGAGCCCTCTTGAACCTCTAGTTGCTGTAGCTCCTATCTTCATATCAAACTGCTGGTTCAGAGCAAAAAATTAGCGGACCACGATCCCCAGCACGCGCATCACTCATGCTACGGATCGACAGCAATAGGCTCTGCGGTAGCAGTGAGCAGTTTGGGAACGGGATGCTGCGAGGCGAAGTTCTCTTACTGGCGGGCTCGGCGGAGCCGATGAGTGACGACACTGTACACAGCTATCGGCTTTGAGGTCGGAGGCGAGGAGCATTTGGAATTCGATTTTATCGGCGATATCGGCCATTCGTGGCGCACAATGTGAATTATCCGCGAAAACATCAGCCGGCGCTGATCGTGTTCGCCGACGTGACGCGCCAGTACTAGGTCCAAGGACAGGGGCTTGGGGGCATGCAGACCGAAACGTACAGAGCTAGGGCGGAATGACGGCGGCCTGGGTTTACACACTCGTACCTGCAGTTCTTGCGGTGCTAGCAGCTTCGATGGCTGTCTGCGTACGTCCTGGTCCGCAGGCGATCAGCGCGATCCAGCACTTTGCCGCCGGTGTAGTCTTTGCTGCCGCGGCAGGAGAGATATTGCCCGACATCAAGCATCAAGGGTCAGTCGTTGCGACCTTCGTAGGAGGGGTCGCCGGGGTTGCAACGATGTTGCTCATCAAAGAACTTGAGCGATTCATAAAGGGCCGGGCAGGCCTTCTTGCGACGATTGGGATCGACATCCTGATCGACGGTTTGGTGCTAGGAATCGGCTTTGCAGCAGGCGCTAAAGCGGGGCTGTTGCTGACCATCGCGCTGTCGCTTGAGGTTGTGTTCCTGGGGCTAGCGTTGACAACGGGACTGACCGCCGCGGGCTGGACCCGCCGGCGAATCATCGCCGTTACGGCCGGTTTAATGGCGCTGATGCCGATCGGCGCGGTGCTTTCCGCACCTGTCACCGCACTCTCTGCACCGGTGGTCACCGGCTTTCTTGCGTTCGGCCTTGTCGCGCTGCTCTACCTAGTGACCGAGGAACTGCTGGTCGAGGCGCATGAAACGCCGGATAGGCCTTGGGTGGCGGCGCTGTTTTTCGCAGGCTTCTTGCTGCTCCTGTTGCTCGAAGAGACGATCGGATGACCCACCATGCCGCATAACCACGACCACGCGCATCTGGACCCTGATTCAGGCGACAAACGTGTCGCCATCGCGATCTGGGCGAACGGCGTCCTGACTGTCGCGCAAGTCGCAGGTGGGATTTTTGCGGGCAGCCTGGCGCTGATTGCTGATGCACTGCACAATTTCTCAGACATGGCGTCGTTGGTGATCGCTTTCGGTGCGCGAAAGATCGCCCGCCGCCCGGCGGATGCCCGGATGACCTTCGGCTACGCGCGGGTCGAGATCGTGGCGGCGTTGATAAATTACACCACGCTGATCCTGATCGGTTTCTATTTGATCTACGAAGGTGGGATGCGGACGATCGATCCACCCGAGGTGAAGGGCTGGTACGTGGTCATCCTCGGCGGCGTGGCGCTCGTGGTCGACACACTGACGGCTTTGCTCACCTACTCGATGCAAAAGGGCAGCGTTAACATCCGGGCGCTCTTCCTCCACAACCTCAGCGATGCTCTCGCCTCAGTCGCGGTGATTGTGGGAGGCACGCTCATCATCTTATACGACATTCGTTGGGTTGACCCAGCGATCACTATCCTGATCGCGCTCTACATCCTCTATCTCGCCTTCACAGAAATCGGCGGCACGATTCGCATTCTCATGTTGGGTAGCCCGCCAGACATCGACACCGATCGGGTCATAAATGCGGTGGCTGAGGTGGACGGAGTAGAGGAAGTTCATCACGCGCATTTTTGGCAGATGCAGGAATACGCCGCCGCGTTCGACACCCATATCGTAATCAGCCCCGGTCGGTGGGACGACATCGAGAACATCAAGAGCGCGATCAAGGCGCGACTGAAGGACGAGTTCGGCGTCGAGCACTCGACGCTAGAATTTGAACGGCCCGACCGCAAGCACGAAGATACGCAAAAGTACGGTCATGGATAGAAAAAGTAGAATTGTCGGCTAAGGGTAGCGCAAGTGCTGAGCCACCCCCTGTGCCGGGCAGATGGCGCCGAACAAGGCGCTCTTGTAGCGCTGGTCGGCGGGCTGGATCAGCCGCGTGCCGCGCCGCGAACACTGCCTCACGAGACCGTTCTTCTGGCAGGACCGTGCCTCGTCTTGGAACCAGATCTCGATCTCCTTCTTGGGGTCAGAACAAGAGCAGTGCGAAATCGTACGTTAAGGGCGAACGGAGCGGGAACTTATGCTGCCCGTCGCAAATCAGCCGGCAGCCTGAGCGACCGGAAGCCTTCCGGCATATGCTGCTCGCTATCCCACGTGTAGATGCCGGTCAGGTTGATATGCTCCCAGCTCAGCGGCGAGATATGCTTGAGCAGATGGTCCGGAATCTCCCGACGCGCGTTGCGTAAATGGGTGACGGCCCGTTCGATATAGACCGTGTTCCAGTGTACGATCGCGCTGACGACGAGATTGAGACCGGACGCGCGGAATGCCTGGCTTTCGAACGATCGGTCCCGGATTTCACCACGCTCGTGGAAGAAGACGGCGCGCTTCAGCTTATGTGAAGCCTCGCCCTTGTTGAGGCCGGCCTGGCAGCGCCGGCGCAATGCCGGACTTGAGTACCACTCGATCATGAACAAGGACCGCTCGATTCGTCCGAGTTCTCGTAGCGCCCTTGCGAGCTGGCTCTCCTTCGGTGATGCTGACAGCTTCTTCAAAATCGTTGATGGCACCACGGATCGTGTCGTGATCGACGCCGCGAGATGAAGCAGATCATCCCAATGATCGAGGATCAGGGTGGCGTTGATGGGCGCGCCGATGTGGTTCGACAGCGCCGGATATGCATCGCCTTTCTCGAACGTGTGGAACTTCCGATCCTTGAGGTTGCGCAGCCGCGGCGCGAAGCGTTTGCCGATCAGGGCGAACAGTCCGAAGACGTGGTCGCTCGCACCGCCTGTATCGGTGAAGTGTTCCTGGATGTCGAGGATCGTGTCCTGATCAAATAGCCCATCGAGCACATAGGCAGCCTCGCTTTCGGTCGGGCTGATCGGCAGGATGCTGAAATAGCCGTACTGGTCGGACAGATGGCTGTAGAACTTCGAGCCCGGCTCGCTGCCGTAGTGCAAATTGACGTCGCCGCGCTTTGCGGCTCTGTCGCTTGCACGGAAGAATTGGCCGTCGGATGACGCGGTCGTTCCATTGCCCCAAAGCCGAGAATGCGGATGCCGGGTGTGCGCATCGGTGATGCATGCTTGTGCCGCACGATATGTCTCCGAGCGAGCGTGGAACGTGCGCATCCAGCCGATCTGATGCGCGCTGATTCCTTTTGATGCGCTCGCCATTCGCTTCGGACCGAGGTTGGTCGCATCGGCCAGTACGCCGGCCAGCATGGCCGAGACATTTCTTGGGACGTCACCGGTGCGGACATGCGTAAAGTGGTCGGCGAAGCCGGTCCACTCGTGCACTTCCCTCATCAGGTCTGGCACCTCAACCATTGGATACATATCGCTGATTTCGGTATTCAGTTCCTCGCCGCCGCCGGAACCTCGCCAGGTGTTAGCGTCACGATCAATGTCCCGGCCTCAAGACGCACACCTTCGAGCTTTCCGGACCATGCTCTGTGCGCCAGGCGCTTCAGGTTGAAGTCGAGCATTTGACGCGCTTCGGCAAGCCACTGAGCGCCATCACCCCGGACGCCCAGTCCAAGGCGATCCTCCTCCTTCATTTTGGTGAATGTCGCCCTAGGCATGAGGTGCTCGTCGATCGGCCGGAAAGAGCGGCTCCCGTCGACCCAAATGTCGGCTGAGCGAAGCCTGTCCCGCAAGACCGCGAGCGTGGCAATCTCGTAGAGACGGCGATCAGGCTGTCCCTGTTCGAAGATAAGCCGACGATCAGCTTGGCTGAGGTGGGTGACCGGGACGCGATCCGGGAGTGTCCGACGCTTCTCGGCATAGGTCCGTTTCAGCAGCGAAATTGCCGCAAGAAGCGGATCGTGTCGCCGCGCCGATTGGAACGTGAACGCCCGCAGAAACGCTCCTGCATATTTGTTGACTGTCGCATATTGCTCGGCCGCCACGGCCAGGGGTGACGCCTCGTTGTCCTCGACCATCGCCTCAAGCTCTGGCTTCATGCTGAGCAGACGAAGCCAGCCGACTTTCTGATCGAGAACCTCCAAAGCGTTGCGACCATACTCGTTGGCGGACTGCAGGGCAGTGATCGTATCGAGGAACATGCGCAGTGCCTTGGCGGTATCCGGCCTGCAATCCATGTGCCGTTGCTTCTTGCGGTTGTTGGCCTGAGAGAACAGCCGTCCTATCAGCCTGATGAACATCGTCACCGCATCGTCGGTGAGCTTCTGTGCGAGTTTGATGACCTGCGCCACGATCAGAGCGTGCCGACGGCTGGAATTGAAATCGCTGGCTAGCCAAGGCTGGCGTGGCGTTCCCTTCACGGATCATCTGGTCCCACCGACCCGAGGAAACCCGCATCTGCAATCTCGGATCGATCTCCAGTGCGCGCAGGAATGCGATCCGTTCTGTCAGCCCGACAAGGTTTGACGCTCCCGGCGCCGACCGCAACCAATGGAAGCGGGTCTGATCGATCGACGGGTCGACATCTAACAGCTTATCCAACGATCGAAGCATATTGAGCGGGATGTTTTCAATCAGAGTTCTCTCCGCCCGTCGGCGGGCGATCGCGCGTCCGGCAAGGCCGATCCGTTCGATCGTGTTGATTGCCGGCAGGAGGGATCCGCGTTCACGAAACGTGGCGATAATGGAGTTGGCTATCGCGGCGCCGTCGTCGGACATCGTCGCTGACTGAACTGCGGCCAACAGCGCCGCTCGACGATCTTCCGCCGTCGCGCTTCTTACACCCAGATACACCAACAGGCGCGCCGCGTGATCGCGGAGAGTTTCTTTACGGCGCGATTAGAGCGCGAATGATCCTTGGTCGGCACCGATTTGGTCAGCAACATATTTGAGCATCGCGCGAGGCGGCGTCTCTTCTGCTCCAAGCACTCGGCCCGGATATCGCATCAGACATAGCTGAATGGCAAAGCCTAGCAGATTATGGTCACGCCTCCGCAGCTCGATCTCCAGACGATCCGCCGGTGACAACGAAAAATGTCGGATCAGGCTGTCCTCATCGACTGGTATGTCGAAAAGCTCCCGTCGATCTTGCTCTTTGAGAAGCTTACGTTTTGCCATTTTCCGTACCGATGCGCGGCCATCTGGCGTAAGCGTTGTCGAGTCGGGCAAATGAGGGAATCGAAACTGACGCTTCGCGATGACAATCCACAGGATCGGACGCTGCTGATCCATACGCCGTTCATGGTCCGTTCGACCTTAACGTACGATTTCGCACTCCTCTTGTTCCGACCCCATATTCGCGCGTCCCAGTCCGAGTTGCATTTACGGCTGACCGTCAGAGCCGAACTACGGAAGCCTTCAATAATGCAGGAGGTTTCGCGAGTTGTATGCGTTCGCTGCTGCACGTGCACTTCGGAAGGCCTAACCACGCGGGACCGGAATAGTACCAAGGCAGCGGCGGAAATTCTGCCCCTATCTCAGGTCAGCACAGTACGGCATGACGGTGAAGGCGATGGCGGAAAAGCTCACCGCAACAGCCGAAAGGCCGCTCAGCATACGTGCCAGTATCTTGGTGAAGGATTGCTCGGAGCCGCCGGCATGCAGGAGATCATGTGCATACTCCGGAAACGCCGCATGTCCGACAGTGAGAAGCCACGTGATGGCGGTACTTCCCCACAGAATTACCGATAGCCAGGAGACATCTACTATCGGCAGACGATTTCCCGCTTCGCAGAGCGAAGCGTGCGCGCCATAGACCACCAGGAAATGCGTCGCCCAGATCCACGGACCGAGGAGAACGGCGACGAGCGTACCTACCGTCGAGGGTGACCTGCCGCTCATCCGACAAGCCTCGGGAAGCCATGGATGAGGAGCAGGCCCAATAGGCTCTGGCCTATCGCGTAGTAGCCAAGTAAGGCCACGTGATCGAAGCTGTTTCGCCACACGCGATCGGTGCGACCGACCATCAAGCGGACAGCAGCGTAGCCCGCCATCAGCACTATGGCGACGGCCAACTGCGCGGCGAGGACGCCCGCCATATAGACGATCGCCCCATAGGCGCTTGCACTGGGATCGAGTCCCGATGTTACATGGCCGTAGAGTTCGAGCCCCACGCCACCTGCTAGGAGCAGCGCGGCCCCAATGGTTGATAGAGCGGCCGGCAAACCATTGCCGCCAGGCTCGGGGAGAAGGCGGTTAGCGAGCATGAAGCCGCCGCCTCCAAGCAGAAACAGGACCATAGAGCCGACCGGCATGACTAGAGGCGGAAGCCCTGCTCCTGCTTGTGGCCACACCTCGGACGAGACGGTCCACAAATACAGGTAAGAAAACACGTAGGCCAGGTAGAGAGAGGCGCTGACCAGCGTAAGCACGACTATCGACCAATAGGAGTGCGAGCCCGGCCCCGACATATACGTGGGAAGAGTGATGCCGCCGCCGATGGCGACCCTGCCCTTTCTCGGGCCCGGATCGAGTGGCCAGCCCCATACGATGATGAAGACGATGGCCAGTGCGCCGCAGATCGCAGCGATGGTGACGGCCTTGATCGTCAGGAGCAGGAAAAAGGCCGCTGTGAACACGGCCGCAAGGACTTGGGGCCATCCAGGGCCCGGCATTTGAAGGACGTATTGCGGCTTGGCTTCGACCGCGGATGTGACCAACGTCTCCCGGCCTCCTGTCGGTGCATTAGGGAGGAAGTGGCCGCCCGCCTCTACTTCTTCGCTGAGCCCGGGCTGGTCCCAGAGTGGTTCCCTCGATGTGACAAGAGGGATGCTGCGGGTCGCATAGATGTCGTTCGGAAGCCACTCGAGTGTACCTGCATTCCAGACATTGCCAGGCGTCTTGCTACCAGTGCGGAAATTCAGTGCGAGGTCGATCAAAAACACCAGCACGCCGCCGGCGAGGATGAAAGCTCCGACGGTCGATATGCTATTGAGCACATCCCATCCGATGCTGCTCGGGTACGTCCATACCCGCCGGGGCATCCCTGCCAGACCCGTGATGTGCATGGGAAAGAAGGCCACGTTGAAGCCGATGAACATGAGCCAGAAGCACCACTTCCCGAGCCGCTCGCTCAACTGCTTCCGACTAAATGCAGGCGCCCAGTAGTAGAAAGTGGCAAACAGCGGAAAGACCATGCCGCCCACCAGCACGTAGTGAAAATGGGCTACGACGAAGTAGGTATCATGCACTTGGAAATCGAATGGCACGACGGCAACCATCACACCGGTGAGCCCACCAAGAGTGAAGATGAAAAGAAAGCCGAGGATGAAGAGCGACGGCGTCGTAATTCGCCAACGCTTTCGTCCAGCAGCCATGGTTGCAATCCAGGCAAAGACCTGAATGCCCGATGGAATGGCCACGGCCATGCTCGCGGCGGAGAAGAACCCAAGACTGAGCCCCGGAATGCCCGTGGTGAACATGTGGTGCACCCATAGCCCGAACGAGAAGAAGCCGGTGGCAATGAGGGCGACAACGACGAACCGGTACCCTACCAGAGGCATCTGGGCCATCGTCGGGACCATCATCGAGACAAGCCCTGCTGCCGGCAGGAAGATGATATAGACCTCCGGGTGGCCGAAGAACCAGAACAGGTGCTGCCAGAGCAGCGCGTCGCCGCCGAGCGCGGCCGAAAAGAACGGCCAGCCGAATGCCCGCTCGAGTTCCAAAAGCATCGTGGCGAGGATCACGGCCGGAAACGCAAAAATGATCATCCCCGCAAAGATCAGCATCGTCCATGCGAAGATCGGCATGCGGCTGAGCGTCATGCCGGGCGGCCGCGTCTTCAGGACGCCGACCACAATCTCGATCGCCCCCGCGATCGCCGAAATTTCGATGAACCCTATGCCAAGAAGCCAGAAGTCGGCGTTGTCGCCGGGCGAGTATTCCGTGAGCGTCAGCGGTGGATACATGAACCAGCCGCCATACGGGGCGAGATCGTAAAGAATCGTCGAGAAAAATACGAGGCCGCCAATCACATAAGCCCAGATGGCGAAGGCGCTGAGCCGCGGAAAAGGCAGATCGCGTGCTGCGAGCATCTGCGGCAGCAGCAGTACGCCCAAGGCCTCCATCGCAGGCACGGCGAACAGGAACATCATGGTTGTGCCATGCATGGTAAAGAGCTGGTTGTAGAGGTTCTGGCTCACGAGCTCCTGGCCGCCGACTGCCAGTTGCGCGCGCATGATCAGCGCGAGAATGCCGGCGAGAATGAAGAACAGGAGGGCGATGCCGAGATAGAACAAGCCGATGACGGTATTGTTCACCGCCGTCGGCAGGCGCCGGCCTCTTGGGGTTGCCCAGATGCGCAGGAGCTCTTCCCGTTCCCCGTCGGGACGCGGCAACGGGCTTATGGGTTGGTTGATTTCGCTGCTCATAAGGCCCCACTGTCTCGCAGGAAATAAAACACCCCCAATCCGGCGAGATAGACGGCAAGAACGGCCGCCGAGTTATAGCCCATTCGGAAGATGGTGCGGTTGCGCCGCTCCGCGAGGCCGGCGATAAAGATTGTGGTCACGCTGATGGCGATGACCACGGCGAAGGTCTCAGACCGTCCCATCTCGTTCATGACTGCACCGTCTCCGCCGGTAAGGTCGATGAAAAATGGGAACGAGACATCAAACAGATTGGTGCCGAAGACTCGGAGACCGCCATCGTGTAGAGCCCAGCCCGAACAGCGCTGAAGATAGTGTTCACCTCGGGCAGCGAAGTCGCTATCGTCAGGAACACCGTTCCAAATAAAGCTTTGGCCAAGACTGGTGGCTTGGGCTATAAAATCGGCCGTGCGTGAGAGGACGTAGCCGGCGATGATGATGACGGCTCCGGCGATGACTGCGCGCCATATTGCCCATTTCAACGTCTTGTCTTGATCCTTCTGTGCGGCCTCCCGCGCGCGATTATCCTCCGCCTCCTTCGAGTTTTCGCTGTCATTGACTCGACACGGCAGCTCGCCTTCCACCTGAGAGAGTACCACATGGCGACGCCCATCACGATGGCCAGCAGCCACAGCCACAGACCAGTCCACAGGATCGGCGTGTCGCCGACCACGATCGCGACGGTAACGATCGAGAGCCGCAGAATCTTGAATCCGCCTTGCAGGATGACGATCGGGTCGGGCAGAACATGGGTTAGCGCGCTGCGTCCAATCAGGGCGTTCGCGAGCGCGAGAATCGCGACCTGCATGGCGATTCCGCCGATTACCGAGTTGACGGCCAGGGCGGCGTCGCCGCTCACGGAGGACGTAATCGCAACAGCCAGCTTAGGCAGGCTCGTCACACCTCCGAGCAAGAGCAGTCCGATGAGGGCTTGGCCAACGCCCGTTCGGTGACTGATGATATTGGCACAGCGCGTGATTTTGAAGCCCGCAATCCAGACCGTGACCGCCGCGAAGAGGAAGGCCAGGATGGCGAACCAGAGGCGCAATCCCGGAAAGCCAGGCACTACTTGAGGCTTTCCAGGTATGCGGCGAGTTCCGCGAGTTCGCCAGAGGACAGGATATCGTACTGAGGCATCGCATTGCCCGGCTTGATATGCTGGGTGTTGGCAATCCATCGGACGAAGGCTTCGGCGTCGTTGGGCAAGGTACCGGCCGCCAGGGACAGGCGGCCGCCCACGTGAGTCAGGTCTGGCCCGATCGTTCCGAAGGAACCGCCGCCGCGCACGGTGTGGCAGGCACCGCAGCCCTGCACCTTAAATAGTTCGGCGCCCGCCCGGATGGCGGCGAGCGTCTCCTCATCCAGACGCTGGCTCGGCGGAACGCGCGGGCCGGACTCCTTGCTGCTCCACGCAGCAAACTCCTCCGCGGAACTGCTCACCACATGGAACGCCATGAACGCATGGGCGCCGCCGCAATACTCCGCGCACTGGCCGCGGGAGATACCCTCCTCGGTCGCCGTGACGGTCATGGTGTTGATTCGGCCGGGAATCATGTCGAGCTTTCCCGCCAATGCCGGAGCCCAGAAGCTATGAATGACGTCGGCGGTGGTCAGCGCCAGTTCGACCGGTTCGCCCACTGGAAGCCGAAGCTCGTTGGCCGTCTCGAAGCGTGTGCCGTCCGGAAACTCATAAACGATGCGCCACCACCACATCT
Protein-coding regions in this window:
- a CDS encoding c-type cytochrome, whose protein sequence is MVVLTALLATGLSVMSGRADSGSAGEISIRVSITGKMWWWRIVYEFPDGTRFETANELRLPVGEPVELALTTADVIHSFWAPALAGKLDMIPGRINTMTVTATEEGISRGQCAEYCGGAHAFMAFHVVSSSAEEFAAWSSKESGPRVPPSQRLDEETLAAIRAGAELFKVQGCGACHTVRGGGSFGTIGPDLTHVGGRLSLAAGTLPNDAEAFVRWIANTQHIKPGNAMPQYDILSSGELAELAAYLESLK
- a CDS encoding cation diffusion facilitator family transporter yields the protein MPHNHDHAHLDPDSGDKRVAIAIWANGVLTVAQVAGGIFAGSLALIADALHNFSDMASLVIAFGARKIARRPADARMTFGYARVEIVAALINYTTLILIGFYLIYEGGMRTIDPPEVKGWYVVILGGVALVVDTLTALLTYSMQKGSVNIRALFLHNLSDALASVAVIVGGTLIILYDIRWVDPAITILIALYILYLAFTEIGGTIRILMLGSPPDIDTDRVINAVAEVDGVEEVHHAHFWQMQEYAAAFDTHIVISPGRWDDIENIKSAIKARLKDEFGVEHSTLEFERPDRKHEDTQKYGHG
- a CDS encoding cytochrome c biogenesis CcdA family protein, which encodes MPELSNIGMLTVFAAGIISFLSPCVLPLVPGYVSYVAGRSAGGIGPSGAVAVRLPAVILGLCFVLGFSTVFIVLGASATALGQMLISYRYELNFVGGAIVILFGLFVTGLIRFPWMMREARFHSDLPGGGATSAYVLGLAFAFGWTPCIGPILGAILTVGAASATVADGVLLLAIYSLGLGVPFLLAALFTDALASRLRGFGRVGRILRIFAGAIMILMGVAMITGQLSAFSFWLLENFPLLARIG
- a CDS encoding DsbA family protein, encoding MLDPGFQRAQSDIATEAPDDEFGQRVRDYLLANPEVIVEAMQTLEARRQQAEESEAQSVLDARVDDVFNDPESPVGGNPDGDVTMVEFFDYNCPYCRQVAPVIIDAEADDPELRIVYKEFPILGPGSIFAAKAALAADRQGRYVEFHKAMMNASGRVDEALTLSIAEEAGLDIERLKQDMKDPAVQSEIDGNIELAQALRINGTPAFVIGDEILRGATDLETMTGLIDKARRDGKATGPAAKDTAD
- the ctaD gene encoding cytochrome c oxidase subunit I, whose product is MSSEINQPISPLPRPDGEREELLRIWATPRGRRLPTAVNNTVIGLFYLGIALLFFILAGILALIMRAQLAVGGQELVSQNLYNQLFTMHGTTMMFLFAVPAMEALGVLLLPQMLAARDLPFPRLSAFAIWAYVIGGLVFFSTILYDLAPYGGWFMYPPLTLTEYSPGDNADFWLLGIGFIEISAIAGAIEIVVGVLKTRPPGMTLSRMPIFAWTMLIFAGMIIFAFPAVILATMLLELERAFGWPFFSAALGGDALLWQHLFWFFGHPEVYIIFLPAAGLVSMMVPTMAQMPLVGYRFVVVALIATGFFSFGLWVHHMFTTGIPGLSLGFFSAASMAVAIPSGIQVFAWIATMAAGRKRWRITTPSLFILGFLFIFTLGGLTGVMVAVVPFDFQVHDTYFVVAHFHYVLVGGMVFPLFATFYYWAPAFSRKQLSERLGKWCFWLMFIGFNVAFFPMHITGLAGMPRRVWTYPSSIGWDVLNSISTVGAFILAGGVLVFLIDLALNFRTGSKTPGNVWNAGTLEWLPNDIYATRSIPLVTSREPLWDQPGLSEEVEAGGHFLPNAPTGGRETLVTSAVEAKPQYVLQMPGPGWPQVLAAVFTAAFFLLLTIKAVTIAAICGALAIVFIIVWGWPLDPGPRKGRVAIGGGITLPTYMSGPGSHSYWSIVVLTLVSASLYLAYVFSYLYLWTVSSEVWPQAGAGLPPLVMPVGSMVLFLLGGGGFMLANRLLPEPGGNGLPAALSTIGAALLLAGGVGLELYGHVTSGLDPSASAYGAIVYMAGVLAAQLAVAIVLMAGYAAVRLMVGRTDRVWRNSFDHVALLGYYAIGQSLLGLLLIHGFPRLVG
- a CDS encoding SCO family protein, giving the protein MLTSRIFIAAAALLMLVPAAASAHSLVEVEKILGDGEKYFQMIDKPAPDFTLQMADGRTVKQADLRGQVVVLNFVYASCPDVCPLHSEKIAEVQGMINETPMKDLVTFVTVTTDPVNDTADVMRGYGPAHGLDPVNWLFLTKLQEQSESSTRELAEAFGHGFDKTEDGLQMHGIVTHVIDGEGRWRANFHGLKFQSINLITFVNALTNGSVPKHGHGRRSWWERVTDYF
- a CDS encoding ZIP family metal transporter yields the protein MTAAWVYTLVPAVLAVLAASMAVCVRPGPQAISAIQHFAAGVVFAAAAGEILPDIKHQGSVVATFVGGVAGVATMLLIKELERFIKGRAGLLATIGIDILIDGLVLGIGFAAGAKAGLLLTIALSLEVVFLGLALTTGLTAAGWTRRRIIAVTAGLMALMPIGAVLSAPVTALSAPVVTGFLAFGLVALLYLVTEELLVEAHETPDRPWVAALFFAGFLLLLLLEETIG